In Ascaphus truei isolate aAscTru1 chromosome 5, aAscTru1.hap1, whole genome shotgun sequence, one genomic interval encodes:
- the AP3M2 gene encoding AP-3 complex subunit mu-2 isoform X2 codes for MTITSGVAVYRDTRYYYTAQQVSLVRSAMIHSLFLINPSGDIFLEKHWKSVVSRSVCDYFFEAQERASEAENVPPIIPTPHHYLLSVYRHAIFFVAVIQTEVPPLFAIEFLHRVVDTFQDYFGSCSEAVIKENVVVVYEVLEEMLDNGFPLATESNILKELIKPPTILRSVVNTITGSSNVGDQLPTGQLSVVPWRRTGVKYTNNEAYFDVIEEIDVIIDKSGCTVTAEIQGVIDACVKLSGMPDLTLSFMNPRLLDDVSFHPCVRFKRWESERILSFIPPDGNFRLLSYHVSAQNLVAIPVYVKHGISFREGSSAGRFEVTLGPKQSMGKTVEGVTVTGQMPKGVLNMTLTPSQGTHVFDPVTKLLSWDVGKINPQKLPSLKGTMILQTGASKPDENPTLNLHFKIQQLAISGLKVNRLDMYGEKYKPFKGIKYMTKAGKFQVRT; via the exons ATGACTATTACATCAG GTGTGGCAGTATATAGAGATACTCGTTATTACTATACAGCACAGCAAGTCTCCCTCGTGCGATCAGCCATGATCCACAGCCTGTTTCTGATTAACCCATCTGGGGACATCTTTCTGGAGAAGCACTGGAAGAGTGTAGTGTCCCGCTCCGTCTGTGATTACTTCTTCGAGGCTCAGGAGCGGGCATCAGAGGCGGAGAACGTACCACCCATCATTCCCACACCCCATCACTACCTTCTCAGTGTCTACCGCCACGCTATCTTTTTTGTGGCTGTCATCCAGACGGAGGTGCCCCCGCTCTTTGCCATTGAGTTCCTTCACCGTGTGGTGGACACGTTCCAG gattacTTCGGTTCGTGCTCAGAGGCTGTAATCAAGGAGAATGTGGTGGTCGTGTACGAGGTTTTGGAGGAGATGCTGGACAACGGCTTCCCTCTGGCTACTGAGTCCAACATCCTGAAGGAGCTCATCAAACCTCCAACCATTCTACGTAGTGTGGTCAACACCATCACAG GAAGCTCCAACGTTGGTGATCAGCTTCCCACGGGGCAGCTCTCGGTAGTGCCCTGGAGACGCACAGGAGTTAAATACACTAATAACGAGGCTTACTTTGATGTCATAGAAGAGATAGATGTTATCATCGATAAATCAG GCTGCACGGTGACAGCTGAAATTCAGGGCGTAATTGACGCCTGTGTGAAACTGAGCGGAATGCCTGATCTGACACTCTCCTTTATG aatcctcgaCTCCTGGATGATGTCAGTTTCCACCCCTGTGTGCGCTTCAAGCGATGGGAATCAGAGCGAATCCTTTCGTTCATACCACCTGATGGGAACTTCCGACTGCTGTCCTACCATGTCAGCGCACAGAA CCTGGTTGCGATCCCGGTGTATGTGAAGCATGGTATCAGTTTCCGGGAAGGGAGCAGCGCCGGGCGCTTTGAGGTGACACTGGGACCCAAGCAGAGCATGGGCAAGACCGTGGAGGGGGTGACCGTAACCGGACAGATGCCAAAGGGCGTCCTGAACATGACTCTGACCCCCTCTCAAGGGACGCATGTCTTCGACCCTGTTACTAAG TTGTTGTCGTGGGACGTGGGGAAGATTAACCCTCAGAAGCTACCGAGCCTGAAAGGGACAATGATCCTACAGACAGGGGCGTCCAAACCCGATGAGAACCCCACTCTCAACCTACACTTCAAAATCCAGCAGCTGGCTATATCAG GTCTGAAAGTTAACAGGCTGGACATGTACGGGGAGAAATACAAACCCTTCAAAGGCATTAAATACATGACCAAGGCCGGCAAGTTCCAAGTCAGGACATAG
- the AP3M2 gene encoding AP-3 complex subunit mu-2 isoform X1, protein MIHSLFLINPSGDIFLEKHWKSVVSRSVCDYFFEAQERASEAENVPPIIPTPHHYLLSVYRHAIFFVAVIQTEVPPLFAIEFLHRVVDTFQDYFGSCSEAVIKENVVVVYEVLEEMLDNGFPLATESNILKELIKPPTILRSVVNTITGSSNVGDQLPTGQLSVVPWRRTGVKYTNNEAYFDVIEEIDVIIDKSGCTVTAEIQGVIDACVKLSGMPDLTLSFMNPRLLDDVSFHPCVRFKRWESERILSFIPPDGNFRLLSYHVSAQNLVAIPVYVKHGISFREGSSAGRFEVTLGPKQSMGKTVEGVTVTGQMPKGVLNMTLTPSQGTHVFDPVTKLLSWDVGKINPQKLPSLKGTMILQTGASKPDENPTLNLHFKIQQLAISGLKVNRLDMYGEKYKPFKGIKYMTKAGKFQVRT, encoded by the exons ATGATCCACAGCCTGTTTCTGATTAACCCATCTGGGGACATCTTTCTGGAGAAGCACTGGAAGAGTGTAGTGTCCCGCTCCGTCTGTGATTACTTCTTCGAGGCTCAGGAGCGGGCATCAGAGGCGGAGAACGTACCACCCATCATTCCCACACCCCATCACTACCTTCTCAGTGTCTACCGCCACGCTATCTTTTTTGTGGCTGTCATCCAGACGGAGGTGCCCCCGCTCTTTGCCATTGAGTTCCTTCACCGTGTGGTGGACACGTTCCAG gattacTTCGGTTCGTGCTCAGAGGCTGTAATCAAGGAGAATGTGGTGGTCGTGTACGAGGTTTTGGAGGAGATGCTGGACAACGGCTTCCCTCTGGCTACTGAGTCCAACATCCTGAAGGAGCTCATCAAACCTCCAACCATTCTACGTAGTGTGGTCAACACCATCACAG GAAGCTCCAACGTTGGTGATCAGCTTCCCACGGGGCAGCTCTCGGTAGTGCCCTGGAGACGCACAGGAGTTAAATACACTAATAACGAGGCTTACTTTGATGTCATAGAAGAGATAGATGTTATCATCGATAAATCAG GCTGCACGGTGACAGCTGAAATTCAGGGCGTAATTGACGCCTGTGTGAAACTGAGCGGAATGCCTGATCTGACACTCTCCTTTATG aatcctcgaCTCCTGGATGATGTCAGTTTCCACCCCTGTGTGCGCTTCAAGCGATGGGAATCAGAGCGAATCCTTTCGTTCATACCACCTGATGGGAACTTCCGACTGCTGTCCTACCATGTCAGCGCACAGAA CCTGGTTGCGATCCCGGTGTATGTGAAGCATGGTATCAGTTTCCGGGAAGGGAGCAGCGCCGGGCGCTTTGAGGTGACACTGGGACCCAAGCAGAGCATGGGCAAGACCGTGGAGGGGGTGACCGTAACCGGACAGATGCCAAAGGGCGTCCTGAACATGACTCTGACCCCCTCTCAAGGGACGCATGTCTTCGACCCTGTTACTAAG TTGTTGTCGTGGGACGTGGGGAAGATTAACCCTCAGAAGCTACCGAGCCTGAAAGGGACAATGATCCTACAGACAGGGGCGTCCAAACCCGATGAGAACCCCACTCTCAACCTACACTTCAAAATCCAGCAGCTGGCTATATCAG GTCTGAAAGTTAACAGGCTGGACATGTACGGGGAGAAATACAAACCCTTCAAAGGCATTAAATACATGACCAAGGCCGGCAAGTTCCAAGTCAGGACATAG